In Tachysurus fulvidraco isolate hzauxx_2018 chromosome 11, HZAU_PFXX_2.0, whole genome shotgun sequence, one DNA window encodes the following:
- the cbln18 gene encoding cerebellin 18 yields the protein MKIFAVAALVLLGTLCPCVKAQVSTPVDILWQAAANWTGPLPCGGWDCDCVFSNSKGCCCVAVPVFQLEEATFMRLVGLWKDLNSLNNQIQEITGRGNVAFAATLTPFTGCVGPYNKNVSMSYWNVTLNQGYGYNPALGTFTAPRAGLYSFSYTVYSNVGAEGERIYHKVQLMKDGQVIASSWEDNREDSEDSATQTVLLQMKQGNQVYMELVLGRFLCADTQGYNSFSGYLVYPMSDI from the exons ATGAAGATATTTGCAGTGGCTGCTCTGGTCCTGCTGGGGACACTGTGTCCATGCGTAAAGGCACAAGTCAGCACACCTGTAGATATTCTATGGCAAGCTGCAG ctAATTGGACTGGGCCTCTGCCCTGTGGAGGATgggactgtgactgtgtgttcagtaattCAAAAGGCTGCTGTTGTGTGGCTGTACCTGTTTTCCAGCTGGAAGAGGCAACCTTCATGCGCTTGGTGGGCCTATGGAAGGATCTGAACAGTCTCAATAACCAGATTCAGGAAATTAcag GGAGAGGTAATGTAGCATTTGCAGCTACACTGACACCTTTTACTGGATGCGTTGGACCTTACAACAAGAACGTGTCAATGTCTTACTGGAATGTCACACTAAACCAAGGCTATGGGTATAATCCTGCATTAG GAACGTTCACAGCCCCTCGTGCTGGCCTTTACTCCTTCTCCTACACGGTTTATTCTAATGTGGGAGCAGAAGGAGAGCGTATCTACCACAAGGTACAGCTAATGAAAGATGGCCAGGTGATAGCCTCTTCCTGGGAAGACAACCGTGAGGACTCGGAGGACAGCGCAACACAGACGGTGCTCCTTCAGATGAAACAAGGCAACCAGGTTTATATGGAGCTGGTGCTTGGAAGGTTTCTGTGTGCAGACACGCAGGGCTACAACTCCTTCAGTGGATATCTGGTCTATCCTATGTCTGATATTTAG